A window of Desmospora profundinema genomic DNA:
GGTGTTTGCAATTTCAACATTCACCATCTGGAGGAGCTACTCCGGCGTACGGATACCATTCCCGCTGTGAATCAGGTGGAATACCATCCCCGTCTGGCCCAGAAAGAACTGCTGGCTTTTTGCCGGGACAAAGGGATTCAGCTGGAAGCCTGGAGCCCGCTGATGCAGGGAGCGATCTTGGATGAACCCGTGATCAAAAAGGTTGCGGAACGGCACGGGAAAAATCCGGCTCAGGTGGTGTTGCGCTGGGACTTGCAAAACGGGGTGGTTACCATCCCCAAATCGGTCAAGGAACACCGGATTCGGTCCAATGCGGATCTGTTTGACTTTGAACTTTCCCGCAATGAGATGGATCAGATCGACGCTCTCAACCAAAATCGCCGTGTCGGGCCGGACCCCGACGAATTGCTTTTCTAAACGATCCATCTCCTGAAAATATACCAAACCGGACAGATGATTCTGTCCGGTTTTTTGGTGTCTGGAATCATGCCGAATAGAAATACAGGTTTTAAAACATGGGCTGAAATCGAGGCGAAAAAGGCTGGTTTTTGTGTCGAATCACGTCGAAAAAGATGAAAGTTTTAAAACACTGAATAAGTATTCATTTTTTTGTCTGTCTATGTTAGGATGTGCCTGCAAGAAAAACCAAATTTAAGGAGTGATGAGTTTTGAGAAAAGCTGTCTCTGTATTTACTGCATTCGCACTTCTCATGACACTCGTGGTCCATCCATCTCTGGCAAGTGCAACACAGACACCAAAGGATCAAAGTTATAAGGACGTTCTTCTGGACAATATAGGGAATTACTATTCAGAAGAGATTCCCGAAATCACTGATTTGGTTTTTATCACTCAGACAGAGGAAAAACTGGAATACACGTATACCAAGGATAACAAACAGTATAAAAACGTTGAATTTTTTAACGAGGATGGTACAGAGGTAACAAGTCATATTTACGAGAAAAATCAAAGTGCCAACGGGTATGAGAAGAAGGATCACCTTGTCATTTCATTGAATACAGAGGAAAGTAAGGTCACAACAGTGTCAAAAATGACTAATGAAAGCACTGTGTTGGATCTCGGAGAAGATGTAACAGAAGTAAAGGAAGATGGATTGATAGATATCGCGGCATGGAAGTATAAAAGTACGAGCTACGGGTCCAATAAACCACAAAAATGGACTGTGGCGTATATAGGGATAGTTATATCTTACATTACAAAATTACCGGTTACAGCAAGATTGGTCACAAGTCTGGCAGCTGCCGCATACGGTTTTAAGACAGACACTATTTATTACAAAACAGTTACCTATCTAAAAACAGGTCGTCCTAAATTGAACCCTTGTATGAAAAGGGTAAGTAATTTATACGCAAACAAGAAAAGAACTAAGGTCATAAAAACTGGTGTCGTTTCATATACAGGAAGAAGCCGTTGTCCTTAATTCGGTAAAACTTACCCTCCCTCATATGTGCAAGATAGAGGGAGGTTAGTGTTTTTACCACTTGTTGTTTAATCTAAAAGGGTTTACTATTTTATTGATACCTTTAAAGGGAGAGGATACAAGTTGAAAATACTAGAATTTATCGTAAATACTTTGCTTGCATTGGGATGTTTACTGGCGTTCGCTTATGGAGGCGTGTTTTTTCTATATTGGTCTATCGTAATTGTAGTGTTTGTCTGTTTTCACATCTATAAAAATTGGGACTCCCGTCGTCATAGGTATTTATACTTCTCGCTCCTCATTTTTACGTTACTGTGGTTTGACATCTTATACGGTGGGCCCTTATCACAACTACTTAACATTTAATAATAAAGGATAAGGCCAAGGCTTTGGCTTATAGATAAATAAAAGCCCCGCCAAACATCGGGGCACGCCGGACGGGGATAATACCAGAAACCCTGTCCGGTTTTTTTGATGATAACCAGGGATCCCGGTGGGGAGTATGCGGCATCGGTCGGTCAGCCGGTTTTCCTGATCCTGTCATACACC
This region includes:
- a CDS encoding aldo/keto reductase, yielding MPRKLGDTVTLNNGVEIPWVGLGVWKVKQGGEVEEAVQTAIRCGYRSIDTAKIYGNEEGVGRGIRAAGVPREELFITTKVWNDDQGYDKTLNAIDESLARLGLDYVDLYLIHWPGKDRYVDTWRALEKIQQEGKARAIGVCNFNIHHLEELLRRTDTIPAVNQVEYHPRLAQKELLAFCRDKGIQLEAWSPLMQGAILDEPVIKKVAERHGKNPAQVVLRWDLQNGVVTIPKSVKEHRIRSNADLFDFELSRNEMDQIDALNQNRRVGPDPDELLF